The genomic interval GTAAACGACCTTCGGGAAAATGCAGCAGCAGCCATAAACGAAGTTAATCGCACTGAGGTCACCATGGGCATTAATGGTAGCGCTGCAATAACCGAAGCATACTTTAACGCCCTTACGAAATCTTGCACCGATAAGATAGATACAAAATGGCAAGGTAAACTGGAAGGAATAGGTGTCTGGACTGATGAGCACTGTGAAAGGATGATAATCAGTGAAAGGGTTGATTAACGCAGTCTATCTTTTCTTTCAGTATTCCTCGACAGTCTCTTAGATACATACCAAAACAAGTTAGAGGTTGTAAGACTTTAGTAACATGATTCATCGACAAACTGGTGATTTATTATATTTTTGCCATTTGTAGTAACAGTAGCAGTTTCTATTCGAATTAATTAGAATAGAGAGAGAGCGAGTGATTTTTATTTTTGCAATTTATCTTAAACACGTGTACTATTTGTCAAATACTGACTCTGAAAATACCCTTTTTTCCTCAATAACAACTCAATTAATTCTAAATCAATTTACTTTAAAACAAAAGGGAAGACAGTTGATCTGATATATTTTGGACATGTTTGCAAACGGTTTAGCTCAATTAGATAAAGCATACAATAATTCAAGTACAAATTAAAACTTGCTTTCAAAAATAAAGACAACAACAAACAAAACATTAATACTTTAAAATTAAATGAATAATGAGATTATCTTGCAATGGAAGACACTTCTCATGATTGGAGTAATCCTAATTGGAGTGTGTTTTTGTATTCCTTCAGGTACAAATGTTGTTGGCACTTCAAATGTTACGGAAAAAGCAGAAAATTTAGAAACAAATTCATCAAGCAGCTTGAATGCCTCTACCTCCGAAAAAAATCTAAAAATAGCATTCCTAACCGATGGCTTATTTAGTGATGCAGGCTGGGGGGCATTTGGATATAATGCAGCACAGGCATTACAGGAAGAATATGCATATGAAGTCGACCTTAAAGAAAATGTGCCTCTTTTGATGATAGAAAACACATTGAGAGAGTATGCCGAGGCAGGCTATGATTTGATAATTTCACATGGTTTTGAATGGGGAGAACCGTCAATAAAAGTTGGTAAAGATTATCCAGAAACAAAGTTTGTAATTTTTACGGGACTAGTTAATTCTAGCAATGTGGCCTCAATTTTTCCTATGCAACAAGAAGGAACTTATGTATTAGGAGTACTTGCTGCAAGCATTTCAAAAACAGGCATAATTGGTTTTGTTGGCGGAGAAAAATATCCCAACCTAATTAATATTTATGAAGGCTATAAGCAAGGTGCTCAGGATACTAATTCTATGGTAAAGGTTCTTGTCACATATTTAGATGATTGGGACAATTCCACCAAAGGAAAAATGGCAGCTCTTTCCCAAATAGATAAAGGAGCGGATGTTTTATTGCATGTGGCTGATACTGCAGGGTATGGAGTCATTGAAGCTGCTAAAGAGAAGGGAATTTATGTTTTGGGAGCAATTTCTGATCAGAATAAGTTAGCCCCTGAAACGGTAGTGACATCCTTTGTATTAGACGCCAAAAAGGCATTTGACAAAATTATCAAATTGATTCAAATTGGTGAATTCAGTGGACAAATATATAAACCAGGACTAGAGTTAGAAAGTGACTCGGCTGGAGATGGTATTGTGTATATCGCCCCATTCCACCATCTTGAACACGCAGTTCCAGACAATGTAAAGTTACGACTCGAACAGTTAAAAGAAGACATCGTAAATGGCAAAATAAAAATTCCTGAAAGATATTCCAATATGAACGAAACCCACAATGCAAGTGATATT from Candidatus Nitrosocosmicus hydrocola carries:
- a CDS encoding BMP family lipoprotein; amino-acid sequence: MQWKTLLMIGVILIGVCFCIPSGTNVVGTSNVTEKAENLETNSSSSLNASTSEKNLKIAFLTDGLFSDAGWGAFGYNAAQALQEEYAYEVDLKENVPLLMIENTLREYAEAGYDLIISHGFEWGEPSIKVGKDYPETKFVIFTGLVNSSNVASIFPMQQEGTYVLGVLAASISKTGIIGFVGGEKYPNLINIYEGYKQGAQDTNSMVKVLVTYLDDWDNSTKGKMAALSQIDKGADVLLHVADTAGYGVIEAAKEKGIYVLGAISDQNKLAPETVVTSFVLDAKKAFDKIIKLIQIGEFSGQIYKPGLELESDSAGDGIVYIAPFHHLEHAVPDNVKLRLEQLKEDIVNGKIKIPERYSNMNETHNASDIG